Within Bacteroidia bacterium, the genomic segment AATTCGTCTCTAGAAACAGGAATAAATATGGCAGGAGACGCGCTTTCCAACTATTTTCCTTATGATGCACTTACAGACAAAAATGAATTAAGTAACGAAATTGTAAAAGGATGAAAGGTTTCCTAAGTTTTTTACTATTTTTTATCACCTGGATTAACCTTAGTGCACAAAATTTTCCGGAAAAGGAAAAAAAATTGGTTTATGATTTAGCCGGAGTGCTCGACAACAATCAATTATCAAGCTTAGAAACCAAATTAAGGTATTACAACGATAGCACATCAACCAATATTTCCATTGTAATTATTCCTGGCCTGGAGGGCTACGAAATTGCAGATTACGCAAATCAATTAGCAAGAAAATGGGGCGTAGGACAAAAAGGAAAGAATAATGGTATATTGTTGTTAGCTGCCATCAATGACCGAAAATTTAGAATTGAAGTTGGATACGGATTAGAGCCGGTTATTACAGATGCTATCAGCAAACGGATTATTACTGAAATTATTAAACCAAACTTCAAGGAAGGCAAGTATTATGAAGGATTAGACGAAGCAACTGACAAAATAGTATTGGCTCTGAAAGGGGAATTTAAATCTTCCAAAAAGAAAAAAGGTGATACAAAAACTGCTATTGCCATTACCCTAATTTTTCTTTTTATTCTTCTTGTATTTTTTATTTCTTTCGGAAGAAAGGCTAAACAATTGGCGCTCAAAAACAACATTCCCTTTTGGGCCGCCTGGTCCTTGTTAAACGCTATGTCAAATAACCGAGGCCGATGGAATGACTTTTCGGGTGGTGGCGGAAGCTTTGGAGGGGGAAGTAGCAGTGGCGGCGGTGGAATCGATTTTGACGGTTTCGGAGGTGGTGATTTTGGAGGTGGCGGTGCTAGCGGTGACTGGTAAGATTTACCTGGGTTGACAGAAAAAGTCAATCAGTATTATTCGACTATATTTTTTATTCCCGAAATTGTCATTTGAAACGAAGTGAACAAATGACAAGTGAGGTGGGATGTGGGAAGATTCGGGTTAACCCCGAGCTAGTGTTAGTTAGGTTTTCTTACCAATTAAAATTACTTGAAAACCTTACTAACACTTGTCTCGAAACATAGTTTAAAATTTCTAATGTCAATTTTGGGTTAATACCTATTATGCGGGCCCCCTCCGCCAAACCATCCTTTTGCAAAACCCAAATAACCTGCAATGGCGTTCGGGTCACGCTTTCGGCTGTAGTCCTCG encodes:
- a CDS encoding TPM domain-containing protein codes for the protein MKGFLSFLLFFITWINLSAQNFPEKEKKLVYDLAGVLDNNQLSSLETKLRYYNDSTSTNISIVIIPGLEGYEIADYANQLARKWGVGQKGKNNGILLLAAINDRKFRIEVGYGLEPVITDAISKRIITEIIKPNFKEGKYYEGLDEATDKIVLALKGEFKSSKKKKGDTKTAIAITLIFLFILLVFFISFGRKAKQLALKNNIPFWAAWSLLNAMSNNRGRWNDFSGGGGSFGGGSSSGGGGIDFDGFGGGDFGGGGASGDW